A genomic window from Herbiconiux aconitum includes:
- a CDS encoding DUF4032 domain-containing protein: MSASLNITSATADPGLLDLPWNVPLDEWPDRYIAALPKGISRHLVRFAHLSGHVIAIKETTDEMAKREYDMLRTLQRLDVPCVDPLAVITNRTDDAGEPLNSVLVTRHLKFSLPYRALFSQQLRPDTATRLVDALAVLLVRLHVIGFFWGDVSLSNTLFRRDAGAFAAYLVDAETGQIYDGLSNGQRENDLEIARVNIAGELMDLEAGGRIDEELDPITVSNGIVAAYRSLWKELTGSESFSSSERWRINERVDRLNDLGFDIEELAIKTTEGGTTVRIQPKVVDAGHHQRRLLRLTGLDAQENQARRLLNDLDSYTAKYARKGYDEEMVAHEWLAKVFEPVIRAIPRDLRGKLEPAEVFHQLLEHRWFISQDQNRDVPLAEALSSYIDTVLRHRRDEATVIDPPTGTFTVPIPTQDGEADWRLTV; the protein is encoded by the coding sequence ATGAGCGCCTCCCTCAACATCACCTCAGCCACCGCCGACCCCGGTCTTCTTGACCTGCCCTGGAACGTGCCGCTCGACGAATGGCCCGACCGCTACATCGCGGCCCTCCCCAAAGGCATCTCGCGCCACCTCGTGCGCTTCGCCCACCTCTCCGGACACGTCATCGCCATCAAGGAGACGACGGACGAGATGGCCAAGCGCGAATACGACATGCTGCGCACCCTGCAGCGACTCGACGTGCCCTGCGTCGATCCGCTCGCCGTCATCACCAACCGAACGGATGACGCGGGTGAACCGCTCAACTCGGTGCTGGTGACCCGGCATCTGAAGTTCTCTCTGCCCTATCGGGCCCTGTTCTCGCAGCAGTTGCGGCCCGACACCGCAACGCGACTCGTCGACGCCCTCGCGGTGCTGCTCGTGCGGCTGCACGTCATCGGGTTCTTCTGGGGCGACGTGTCACTCTCGAACACCCTCTTCCGCCGCGACGCGGGTGCGTTCGCGGCCTACCTGGTCGATGCCGAGACCGGCCAGATCTACGACGGACTCTCGAACGGTCAGCGCGAGAACGATCTCGAGATCGCACGGGTGAACATCGCCGGCGAGCTCATGGATCTCGAGGCCGGCGGCCGCATCGACGAGGAGCTCGACCCGATCACCGTCTCGAACGGCATCGTTGCCGCTTATCGGTCGCTCTGGAAGGAACTCACGGGCTCCGAGTCGTTCAGCTCCTCGGAGCGCTGGCGCATCAACGAGCGGGTCGACCGCCTGAACGACCTCGGCTTCGACATCGAAGAGCTCGCCATCAAGACCACCGAAGGCGGCACGACCGTGCGCATCCAGCCGAAGGTGGTGGATGCGGGGCACCACCAGCGGCGCCTCCTGCGTCTCACCGGGCTCGACGCCCAGGAGAACCAGGCTCGACGACTGCTCAACGACCTGGACTCGTACACCGCGAAGTATGCCCGCAAGGGCTACGACGAGGAGATGGTGGCGCACGAGTGGCTGGCCAAGGTGTTCGAACCGGTGATCCGCGCCATCCCTCGCGATCTCCGCGGCAAGCTGGAGCCGGCTGAGGTCTTCCACCAACTGCTCGAGCACCGCTGGTTCATCAGCCAGGACCAGAACCGCGACGTGCCGCTGGCCGAGGCGCTCTCCTCCTACATCGACACGGTGCTGCGCCACCGCCGCGACGAGGCGACGGTCATCGATCCCCCCACGGGCACGTTCACCGTCCCCATCCCCACGCAGGACGGCGAGGCCGACTGGCGCCTCACCGTCTAA
- a CDS encoding ABC transporter ATP-binding protein encodes MASVTFDKASRVYPGSTRASVDKLDLEVADGEFLVLVGPSGCGKSTSLRMLAGLEEVNEGRILIGDRDVTDIPPKDRDIAMVFQNYALYPHMTVAENMGFALKIAGVNKDERAARVLEAAKLLDLEPYLARKPKALSGGQRQRVAMGRAIVRQPQVFLMDEPLSNLDAKLRVQTRTQIASLQRRLGVTTVYVTHDQTEALTMGDRIAVLKDGLLQQVGSPRDLYEKPNNVFVAGFIGSPAMNLFHADLADNGVKFGTSIVPVDRETLASTSGTSATIGVRPEDIVLSSTPGEGLEVTVDLIEELGADGYLYGHSDIDGKRTDIVTRVDGRSHPFVGDKVYLTAAPNHVHLFDLESGERLGNKAVVS; translated from the coding sequence ATGGCATCAGTCACGTTCGACAAGGCATCCCGTGTCTACCCGGGGTCCACGCGAGCATCGGTCGACAAGCTCGACCTCGAGGTCGCCGACGGCGAATTCCTCGTGCTCGTCGGCCCGTCCGGTTGCGGAAAGTCGACCTCGCTCCGCATGCTGGCCGGCCTTGAAGAGGTCAACGAGGGCCGCATCCTGATCGGCGACCGCGACGTCACCGACATCCCGCCGAAAGACCGCGACATCGCGATGGTGTTCCAGAACTACGCGCTCTACCCGCACATGACCGTGGCCGAGAACATGGGCTTCGCGCTCAAGATCGCCGGCGTCAACAAAGACGAGCGCGCCGCCCGCGTTCTCGAGGCCGCGAAGCTGCTCGACCTCGAGCCCTACCTGGCCCGGAAGCCCAAGGCCCTCTCCGGTGGTCAGCGTCAGCGCGTGGCCATGGGCCGTGCGATCGTGCGCCAGCCGCAGGTGTTCCTCATGGATGAGCCGCTGTCGAACCTCGACGCCAAGCTCCGCGTGCAGACGCGCACCCAGATCGCGAGCCTGCAGCGTCGCCTCGGCGTCACGACGGTCTACGTCACCCACGACCAGACCGAGGCGCTCACCATGGGCGACCGCATCGCCGTGCTGAAGGACGGCCTGCTCCAGCAGGTCGGTTCGCCGCGCGATCTGTACGAGAAGCCGAACAACGTGTTCGTGGCCGGCTTCATCGGCTCCCCCGCGATGAACCTGTTCCACGCCGACCTGGCCGACAACGGTGTCAAGTTCGGCACCTCGATCGTGCCCGTCGACCGCGAAACCCTCGCCTCGACCTCCGGCACCAGCGCCACGATCGGCGTTCGCCCCGAAGACATCGTGCTCTCCTCCACCCCCGGTGAGGGCCTCGAGGTCACGGTCGACCTGATCGAAGAGCTCGGCGCCGACGGCTACCTCTACGGCCACTCCGACATCGACGGCAAGCGCACCGACATCGTCACCCGCGTCGACGGCCGCTCGCATCCCTTCGTCGGTGACAAGGTCTACCTCACCGCCGCCCCGAACCACGTGCACCTCTTCGACCTCGAGTCGGGCGAGCGCCTGGGCAACAAGGCAGTCGTCAGCTAG
- a CDS encoding DsbA family protein, producing MTNGGPDDSRLSKNQRREAAREKAKQLREEQRKKDIRNRVILISSLSVVVIAIVVGITLVITSTLKPAGPGPLNMASDGITIGTDFTAVTTPALAAGEDPVPTTPDTSSGVVDIRMYVDYMCPFCGQFESTNNAQIGDWVKSGIATVEIHPLSILDRSSLGSKYSTRSANAAACVANYSPDQFWAFNGLLFSNQPAEQTEGLDDDTLKDLVSQAGVTAQGDIDTCIDDTQFRGWVADATSRALQGPLPNSDEKAVTGTPTVLVNGQKYSGSLTDADAFSSFVLQVSGDESSTPTPTPTPTAAG from the coding sequence ATGACCAATGGCGGACCCGACGACTCGCGTCTTTCGAAGAATCAGCGCCGCGAGGCTGCGCGCGAGAAGGCGAAGCAGCTCCGCGAGGAACAGCGCAAGAAAGACATCCGCAATCGGGTCATCCTCATCTCCTCGCTGAGCGTCGTCGTGATCGCCATCGTCGTGGGCATCACGCTCGTGATCACGTCGACGTTGAAGCCCGCCGGCCCCGGCCCGCTCAACATGGCCAGCGACGGCATCACGATCGGCACCGACTTCACGGCCGTCACCACTCCCGCCCTGGCGGCGGGCGAAGACCCCGTGCCAACCACGCCCGACACATCGTCGGGCGTCGTCGACATCCGGATGTACGTCGACTACATGTGCCCGTTCTGCGGCCAGTTCGAGAGCACCAACAACGCGCAGATCGGCGATTGGGTCAAATCGGGGATCGCGACCGTCGAGATCCATCCGCTCTCCATCCTCGACCGCTCCTCGCTCGGCTCGAAGTACTCCACCCGGTCCGCCAACGCGGCCGCGTGCGTGGCGAACTACTCGCCCGACCAGTTCTGGGCGTTCAACGGGCTGCTCTTCTCGAACCAGCCCGCCGAGCAGACCGAGGGCCTCGACGACGACACCCTGAAAGACCTCGTGAGCCAGGCCGGTGTGACGGCGCAGGGCGACATCGACACCTGCATCGACGACACTCAGTTCAGGGGATGGGTGGCGGATGCGACCTCCCGAGCTCTGCAGGGCCCCCTGCCGAACTCCGACGAGAAGGCTGTCACCGGTACGCCGACCGTGCTGGTCAACGGTCAGAAGTACAGCGGTTCGCTGACGGATGCGGATGCCTTCTCGAGCTTCGTGCTGCAGGTCTCGGGCGACGAGTCGTCCACGCCCACACCGACGCCCACGCCGACCGCGGCCGGCTGA